TTGCTGCAGCTTCTACAATGAACTTATATTTAGATCACTTACGCACGATTTTACCTAATCTACCACAGGCGGACTTTGATTTTTATGAAAAATTTTCGATGAACAAACGTATCCTATTTGATCAAAGGTTTATGGAATATGAGCATTATCCTAAGCGCCTTATACAAATTGACACGATTATTATGAAGGAACTAAGGGAATTAACAAATACTCAATGTCCTCAGTTTAATCAGAAAATCGAGGAGATGAAAAAATTAATTGATCATATGGCCCTCGTCGAACGTGATTTTTTTGATACAGCAGCTTACTAATTGTGGAGGTATATATGGAAAAACAGCTAGATATTCAGCAATTATTTAATTCGCATAAAGAGCAGCAGTTTAAGACGTTAACAGAGGAGTTTAGTAGCTTTAAAAAAGTGGTTATACAAGCGATTGAGCAGTCAAATCGTGAGGTGTTAATGACGGCGTTAGGTAATTATTCAGAGCCTTTTATTTTATTTGGGGATCATTATGAAGTCTTGCAGTTTTTTTATGATATAGAAGAGCCAATTAGCGTGCAGTGTCCAGAAATGTTGGCTGTGCTCTATTTAATCATTGGTCATTGCTACTATATCCAGTTAAATCAAAAGTTAGCGAAAAACTATTATAAAAAAGCAACAAGTATCGCCTTTGAATATCAAATTTATGAGGTAATATCCATTACGGGTAATAATATAAGCAATATCAATATAGATCATGTCCCGGATGAAACGCTTTTTGAAATCAGTAAAATGTCCGCAATTTTTTATTTGTTGAAAAAAACGCAGCATGAGCCAAACTTTATCTACCGGATTATCACTCATGCCGAAATGGCCATCCGAACCAAACGCTTTGATTATGCCAACCAAGTGCTGGCACGCTTTGCGGATTCGCCAAATATTAAAGAAAAAAGTAGAATGTGGTATCAAATTAAAGCGTTAAAGGGAGAGATCTTATTTGGCAAGGGACAATGCAAAGCCGCTCTAATCACTTTCCAGGAAGTGTTAATGGCGTGTGTTGTCGATAACCATTATAAGGACATCATTATTTATTGTAGTGAAAAATTAAGAGAATGTTTCACTTTTTTAAATAATCAAAAGCGCGCACATGATTTTGAACAATCGTCCAATCGTTATTTAAGCGAGGTTGAGTCCATTAATCAGAAGCTTGAGAATTACTTTAAGCAGAAGGTATCCCATTTGCTTGAGGATCGCTATTCGGAGTCACGAGAGACGTTTGAGCAGGAAGCGCAGATCCTTTTTTCAGATTTAACGGAGCCCGGCTATACGCTAGCAGTCGTGGAATTTAAAACACTTTCACATGATTCTCGTATTGTAGAACATGTGATTAATATGCTAAATGACGAGATGCTTACAACCTTTTCTGCAAACGTAGTCTTATCTGCGCGCATGAATAAAACAACGGTATCTTTTGTTATCACACTGCCAGAACAGCAATTTGACGAGGAAGTAAAAGCCGTTTTTGCGACTATCCGCCAGCGTTATCCGAGGGGAGCTAGTGATTTAGAAGCGATGTATTTTGCGAGTGTTAATAATAAGGATAATGGGTTAGCCAGCTATGAAAAATGCCTAGAGCTCGCGAATGCGTATATTTATTACGAGTTGTATAAATGAAGGATTACCCCTATTTATTTTAGAATTTTACCAAAATACTAAAAATTCTAAAAAATAACTTTCGAAATTCTGTGATTACCTTTAGAATAGAAGTAGCGACATCAGAGGAGGTATCATTTTATGTTAGTGAAACAAAGAATTGTTAAGAAGAAAGACGTTAGTTATGTTAAGGAATCGGATACAATTTCTCACGTACTTGGTCAGTTAAATGACAATGGCTTCCGTTGTATTCCGGTGTTAGATGACAACGGCGGAAAATTTATTGGCAATATTTATAAAGTAGAAGTACTAGAGTACAAGCTTAAAGACGGCGATATGAAGCAGCCGGTGAAAAATTTAGCTGAAGAGGGCGATGCATTCGTTCACGAAAACAGCTCATTTTTCGAGGTGTTCCATTCAATTAAGCAATTACCTTATTTAGCGGTTACCGATACAAAAGGCAACTTTGCAGGCATTCTCCCGCACTCTAAGGTGTTTGAATTACTAGAAGAGGCGTGGGGCTATCGAACAGGCAGCTGTGCAGTGACAATTGCGCTACCAGATACAGATGGCATTTTAATCAAAGTGCTAACAGCTGTGAAAAAGGTATGGCCATTACACTGTGTGTTCTCATTAGACGACGACACTACATACTTACGTCGCGTAGTTATTACCCTGACAAAAGGCGCGAAACAAGCAACTGTCGACGAATTAGAGCAAGCAATGGTTAAGCAAGGTGCACGTATTATTGATATCGAAGTGTTTGATAAAGAAAACTTCTAATTTTTTAGGGCCTTCACTTTTTGTGGAGGCTTTATTTATTTTACTTATAAATAATTAGAATGAAAAAACGTGTAGTGCCTTTTCTAGTAAAATGTTATCGGAATGATTGTCACTATTTTGGTTTTAACTTCATAAAATGCAGGGAATAGTAAGCCTAAAAGTGGGTGAAGATCATGCAAACAGCATTAAAATATTTCCGTCAAACGCATCTAGACTATTTATGGCTTCATTTTTTAGTCGCGGTTGTACTGGTTTTTACATCGGTTTTTTGGTTTGTTGTTCCGTATTTCATCATTAGTTACGGCAAGTATTCGCCGAGCACCTTGCAGAAAATCCTTATTTTAGGAACAATGTATACCGCTCCGTCGTTTTTGATTACACTCCATTGCTGGTTTATCAATCTTAAAGCAGCGTTGAAATGGAAGGAAAAGCACCCTGATGGAAGTATTTGGACGTGGCTGCTGCGCTTTCAGTCGATTACGATTGTTATCGTCATTGTGTTTACTTCGATTATTTACTCGAGTCTGTTCATTATCGATATGCTTCGATAAGACCGTGCCTTTATACAGGAAACAGAGGGCTAGCTGAGGCTGGGTTATATGTCAAAAAATGTTCACATCTCAAATGGAAGTATTGTGACTGGAAATTTGGTACGATAAGTTCATTACGATGAAGGAGATTTGAACAGCATGAATACAGATTTAAATGTCTTCTTAGCGTTTGGTGCTGGATTTTTAAGCTTTATATCGCCCTGCACCTTACCGCTTTATCCTGCGTTTTTGTCGTATATAACCGGCATGACGTTAGACGAGCTTAAAAGCGAACGAGGAATGATGCAAAAACGCGCAGTATTACATACATTATTTTTCCTGCTTGGCTTTTCAATCATATTTATTGCAATCGGCTTTGGCACAACACTTGCACAAGAGTTTTTCTGGCAATACCAGGACCTTATGCGCCAAATTGGAGCGATATTGATCGTCGTATTTGGTCTCATGATCGTAGGGTTATTACAGGTAGATTTTCTTATGAAGGACCGAAAATTCCAATTTAAAAACCGTCCGTCTGGCTACGTTGGCTCGGTGTTTATTGGTTTAGCATTTGCAGCAGGCTGGACACCATGTACAGGACCTATTTTAATGTCGATTATCGCACTAGGCGGTACCAATCCTGATTCAGCGATTTGGTATATGCTTGCATATTATTTAGGCTTTGCGATTCCGTTCTTTACACTCTCATTCTTCATTTCTCGTATGCAATGGATTCGTAAGCACAGCCAAAAAATCGTGAAAGTCGGCGGATATATTATGATTGCTGTCGGAATTTTATTATTCTTTGATGGGCTCACATATATCATCACCATTTTCTCATCGATTTTCGGTGGTTTTACTGGATTCTAATTGTTTCGAACACGTTTCTAGCGTGGTATACTAAGGAAAGTGATGTGAGAGCTACATGCCAACAGTTTTAGTTGTAGATGATGCGTTATTTATGCGTGTTGCGATCGGTAATATGTTAAAAGAATGGGGATTTGAAATCGTCGGTGAGGCGGAGAATGGTAAAGAGGCAATCGCACTTTATGACCAATTGAAGCCGGATCTTGTGACGATGGATGTCACGATGCCAGTTATGACGGGCATTGATGCCGTTAAAACGATCGTTGATAAAGACCCTGACGCAAAGGTGATTATGATTACAGCACTTGGGCAGCAAAAGAAAATCAAGGCTGCCATAGAAAGTGGAGCGAAAGACTTTATTACAAAACCTTTTCAACCCGAACAATTAAAAGAAGTAGCATTTAACATCCTCAATTTAACGTATTAAAGTCAGCTGTAGAGGAGGATTATCATGTTTGACAATATCCCTTCTCACTATTTAATAATTGGTACGACGATTATGGCCGCATTCATGGGAACCTTCGCACTCTTCGTTCGCTTACGTGCCCAAAAGAAACCTGTAAGTGCGAAAAAAATTCTCATTCCACCATTTGCGATGTCAACAGGTGCATTAATGTTTATTTTTGAGGAATTCCGCGTAGCGCCCTTGCAAATAGTAGAGGCAGTCGCACTAGGCTTAGTGTTTTCTGTCATCTTAATTGCCACGTCGAAATTTGAAGTACGTGAGTCGGCAATTTATATGAAACAATCCAAGGCGTTTCCTTTTATATTAGTGGGATTATTAGTTTTCCGTATTATTTTGAAAACGCTATTTGCCGATAGCTTAGATGTCGGAGAATTAGCAGGTATGTTCTTTATTTTAGCGTTTTCCATGCTACTACCATGGCGTATTGGCATGCTCATTAAATTCAAAAAGCTTCAAAAATCACAAATTATTTCATGAGAAAAGTGCTAAAGCGCCCATTAAGCCCCGACAGACATTGGAGGACCTGACGCAAAAGTAAAAGCTCCACCACTTTTGCAGGAGGGTTCGAAATGTCCGAGGGGCTGGCGCTTTAGCCTAGACACTGTTATAAAGCTAAAATTTTATACTTTATCTTGAAAAAAGGGATGTGCTGAAAATTTCAGCGCATCCCTTTTAAGCTTCAAATAAATGATCGTATGGTGTTGTATCGATGTGCATTTGTTTTAATTTTTTGCGTAAAAACTTATGGTCACGCTTAGGCGAGGCAATAATATAGCCGCGAATAATTAAGTCCGTATTAATTTTCGTAGCATGCTCGTCCAGTGCAATTTCTCCGATTTTCCCCGCAATCTTTTCCTTCGCTACTTGACGAAACAGCTCTGGCACTGGGGTTACGAGTTCTGCAAGTAACGCCTTTTCCTCATCGCCCCATAGATGAATTGTTTTATCTAAGTAGATGTTTTGCCAATCTAAATCTGATTTCCCGTCTTGCTTTGGAAGCGATTTTAAAAACTTGCGGAACATAAAGAAGCCGCCAATGCCCATTATGCCAACTAATGCTACAACCCAAAATAAAATAAACCATAAAAACCAGCCATCTAAGCCCACAATTGTCACCTCTAATTAAATTCAAATCTTTTTTCTTTTGCATCTAATACGTTCTGCTACGTTCCGGGGAAGCTTTCCGCGGGCACGGCTCCAACTAATTTTTTGCGCCTCTTACGGCGGCACTAAAAATGGATTTTCCGCACGGTGCTCCTGTCGCTACGCTTGCGTCGCAAATAAAGATTTGCTGTTCACGCAGGAGTCCCCCCTCCACTTCGCGCCACTCTGCTTTGGTATAGAATGTGCTTCTATCAAAATGATGAAGTAAATAAATTGGGGAAAATTCCCCTTAAAAAATCATGCTACTTTTAATAAAAGATAATATAGGAAAAGAAACATCTAATAAAAGAATTTCCTACAGAAAGTAGCGTATTGATTAAACGCATATTCAATTAATAGGGAAAAATTTTTTCCACCAACCGCCGCCTCGCGTTAGCGCTAGCGGCTTGATTGTGCGCTTTTCACTTTATACCGAGAGCAAGATTATTGATTGGCGGGCCTCGCAAACGGCATGAAAGACAGTAGTATGGACACGTACCACGTGGCCATAATGCGGTCTTGCCGTAGCCTGCCGATTAATATGCAGAAACAGATTAGAAATGCGCCTCATTTTCTCACTAATTCCTATTATATATTTTTTTGTAATTATTTTCATTTTATTTTCCCTTTTTTCGAAAATTCGTGACATATATAAGGTAAGGAGGTGATAAGCATGAACGATTTCGGATTCTTAAGTTCGACAATCACGGTGTATTTCGAAACGGGTGTTGATGCCAATGATGATTTAATCATCGGGAGCTCAACGTACCGTAACGTTTCGAGTAATGTAACGGCTGCACAGATTCAAGCAGTTGCAACAGCACTTGTTGGTTTAACGGACTACACGTATTTAGAGACGGTGAAAACGACAAAAGATTTAGTAGTGGCTTAATAGCACTCATCTAGGGGGAGGAGGTGAACTAAATGACACAGGTATTACAACTAGTGTTTGCAAATGTCGAAGGAAAGACGATGACATTGAATGTGAAAAATCCAAAGCCGAACTTAACGGAGGCAGAGGTAAACGCAGCGGTGCAGACGATTGCCGATCAAGGTATCTTTTCACATGAAGGGTTAGTGTTCAATGTGAAAAAGTCAGCGAAAATCGTGGAGCGTAATGTGACGCAATTCGAACTAAATGCATAAGGAACGCAACCGGTAAAGTGAGAAGCTTTACCGGTTGTTTTTAGTTAATGAACGGCGCTTTAGCACTTATAAATGAGGAGGTGATTTTATGGAACAGTGGATTGCGCTTGTCCAAGAGGTGACGTTTCCAATCTTTATCACATTTTATTTGTTATATCGTATTGAATCGAAGCTTGAGGCCATTCATACGGCACTTGTTTCGTTGAATCCACCAGACAAACTAACGTGAGTTGTGAAACGAAACTTCACAAAATGGCAACGAAACTTTCGCGCGTTTTCTATTGTACTGCGCGCGAACTTCCTTTAAGATGAAGGTAATGTTTGGAAGAGTGGAGAGAGAGACATGAAAAAAATGGCACTACTATTCACAGCGCTGACGGTTATGATGCTTGGC
The sequence above is a segment of the Solibacillus sp. FSL H8-0523 genome. Coding sequences within it:
- a CDS encoding DUF1659 domain-containing protein codes for the protein MNDFGFLSSTITVYFETGVDANDDLIIGSSTYRNVSSNVTAAQIQAVATALVGLTDYTYLETVKTTKDLVVA
- a CDS encoding cytochrome c biogenesis protein CcdA: MNTDLNVFLAFGAGFLSFISPCTLPLYPAFLSYITGMTLDELKSERGMMQKRAVLHTLFFLLGFSIIFIAIGFGTTLAQEFFWQYQDLMRQIGAILIVVFGLMIVGLLQVDFLMKDRKFQFKNRPSGYVGSVFIGLAFAAGWTPCTGPILMSIIALGGTNPDSAIWYMLAYYLGFAIPFFTLSFFISRMQWIRKHSQKIVKVGGYIMIAVGILLFFDGLTYIITIFSSIFGGFTGF
- a CDS encoding DUF2621 domain-containing protein translates to MGLDGWFLWFILFWVVALVGIMGIGGFFMFRKFLKSLPKQDGKSDLDWQNIYLDKTIHLWGDEEKALLAELVTPVPELFRQVAKEKIAGKIGEIALDEHATKINTDLIIRGYIIASPKRDHKFLRKKLKQMHIDTTPYDHLFEA
- a CDS encoding DUF2922 domain-containing protein, with the protein product MTQVLQLVFANVEGKTMTLNVKNPKPNLTEAEVNAAVQTIADQGIFSHEGLVFNVKKSAKIVERNVTQFELNA
- a CDS encoding response regulator — its product is MPTVLVVDDALFMRVAIGNMLKEWGFEIVGEAENGKEAIALYDQLKPDLVTMDVTMPVMTGIDAVKTIVDKDPDAKVIMITALGQQKKIKAAIESGAKDFITKPFQPEQLKEVAFNILNLTY
- a CDS encoding cytochrome c biogenesis protein CcdC, translated to MFDNIPSHYLIIGTTIMAAFMGTFALFVRLRAQKKPVSAKKILIPPFAMSTGALMFIFEEFRVAPLQIVEAVALGLVFSVILIATSKFEVRESAIYMKQSKAFPFILVGLLVFRIILKTLFADSLDVGELAGMFFILAFSMLLPWRIGMLIKFKKLQKSQIIS
- a CDS encoding YvrJ family protein, with amino-acid sequence MEQWIALVQEVTFPIFITFYLLYRIESKLEAIHTALVSLNPPDKLT
- the cbpA gene encoding cyclic di-AMP binding protein CbpA; amino-acid sequence: MLVKQRIVKKKDVSYVKESDTISHVLGQLNDNGFRCIPVLDDNGGKFIGNIYKVEVLEYKLKDGDMKQPVKNLAEEGDAFVHENSSFFEVFHSIKQLPYLAVTDTKGNFAGILPHSKVFELLEEAWGYRTGSCAVTIALPDTDGILIKVLTAVKKVWPLHCVFSLDDDTTYLRRVVITLTKGAKQATVDELEQAMVKQGARIIDIEVFDKENF